A genomic region of Streptococcus suis contains the following coding sequences:
- a CDS encoding endo-beta-N-acetylglucosaminidase: protein MTKCDFDKRERFGIRKFTIGACSVLIGATLFGTQVSADQLENVDSLSEPAVELSSVGNEHVEKTEAEEGISPISADEKAVTEELNGEVSVSDSREEKLPSTPSDNPENKLEDTEEAEDKEIDSSDFGLLLSDFPQVEDQGIRPKEIKFDNWDQVLAWEPGARPDDDLNRASVELVERFRGHVVNERANENAKVEALSNTNSKAKDHASVGGEEFKAYAFDYWQYIDSMVFWEGLIPSPDVIDAGHRNGVPVLGTIFYNWSSSIEDQEKFVASMRQDPDGSFPVARKLVDMAKYYGFDGYFINQETTGSMVQPLGETMRNFMLYTKEYAESIGYPITYSWYDAMTYEYGRYHEDGLGEYNYPFMEKEGDKVPADRFFANFNWTRAKNNYSIEVAKRIGRDPFDIFAGFELQRGGSYKTQINWDALFDENGKLKLSLGLFAPDTITSLGATGEDYHENENIFFTGYQGDPTKQKPSDKNWYGLANLIADKTAITSSNFNSSFNTGHGKKWFVDGKVAKDGEWNYRSVSGILPTWRWWIEASGEKLAAAYDFDDAYNGGNSLRFTGNLEKNGKQEVKLYSTKIPLSETSRLRVAHKGGQGANISLALALEPDYQFANKEAWRLLKLSGDWQDQTFDLSSLAGKTVYGIQVVVENEAALSDFDFRLGQLAVYDQENSPTAPKDGQVLAKRLKNAQDAEAVISFTGTDDADYYEVYAQVDGQWKLLTGSSNTRIYLPQLVRSAQAEGRTQALKVHAVGKNGLRSEAGEFIFDWEMTVKDTSLPKPLAENIVLGAEVIGSSFAKKEGGEGIEGMLNGTITSLSDKWSSHQLSGHVDIRLTQPRTVVRWAMDHAGAGGESVNDGLMNTKDFDLYYKNENGDWVLAKEVRGNRDHVTDIVLDKPIRAQEWRLDVLTSDNGTPWKAIRIYNWRMYEELDMETQNIPMTHAVARHLGNHQIQVGFKDVPANRKIALYSSSDAVKPLAELESTESGNLIFDPIRFESLPEFIYYRTLEEGKDWSNLLAIRVPQGEKVVKAMEWIAPLEKKVYRQGSPLSLAGAQFRVAFEGDWPAERVNTTNPAVTVRGYDPQKLGEQTLTVSYLGETLAQPLTVYVVEDIAQGEKKAVGLEIQQLPKVQYVVGDDLDITNGRFVIIYDDESTQSFSLTEAGVEIVGFDSRKEGRQSLGLRYAGLETSFDVLVSPKPIVNDEYLKQKIAEIEALQTQTAYLYSSEQTQLALQTALEEAQSVVADTNRTVEQVEAAQTLLEKQLGELDGEKLYQADLGRLNQLIQEVKGIDTPINSSELSSLLEKTEKILGSDSIRPDEMKELLNEWTDLFEQSSLVTHVGTRDSMESKNLLTPEKPRMDLTYELVPRQVIKRTSTDLPLGKERIVQEGADGQMMVAHLVYSDGRRELYSRTVANESQPKIVEVGSGLPIQQEKTLMVENSPQVEKQIRDASLQKSGLPQTGDTYQEKYVLLGLVGMALAGLSQLAKLRKQGE from the coding sequence GTTCTGTTTTGATTGGTGCGACCTTATTTGGGACACAGGTTTCTGCGGACCAGCTAGAAAATGTGGACAGCTTGTCAGAGCCAGCTGTTGAGCTCTCTTCGGTAGGGAACGAACATGTGGAAAAGACCGAAGCTGAGGAAGGAATATCACCAATTTCAGCAGATGAGAAAGCGGTGACCGAAGAGTTGAATGGAGAAGTATCTGTATCAGATAGTAGAGAAGAAAAACTACCTTCAACTCCGTCTGATAATCCAGAAAATAAACTAGAGGATACAGAGGAAGCGGAAGATAAAGAGATAGATTCTTCGGATTTTGGTCTGTTGCTTTCTGATTTTCCTCAGGTAGAGGATCAAGGAATTCGTCCGAAAGAGATTAAGTTTGACAACTGGGATCAGGTGCTTGCCTGGGAGCCGGGTGCTCGTCCAGATGATGATTTGAACCGTGCTTCTGTAGAGTTGGTTGAGCGCTTTAGAGGGCATGTCGTCAATGAGAGAGCCAATGAGAATGCAAAGGTAGAAGCTCTTTCAAATACCAACTCTAAGGCGAAAGACCATGCCTCTGTTGGGGGAGAAGAGTTTAAAGCCTATGCCTTTGATTACTGGCAGTATATTGATTCAATGGTATTTTGGGAAGGCTTGATTCCTAGCCCAGACGTCATTGATGCTGGACACCGCAATGGTGTGCCTGTTTTGGGAACGATTTTCTACAATTGGTCCAGTAGTATTGAAGACCAAGAGAAGTTTGTGGCTTCTATGAGACAGGATCCTGATGGAAGTTTTCCTGTGGCTCGTAAGTTGGTAGATATGGCAAAATACTATGGTTTCGATGGTTATTTCATTAATCAAGAGACTACAGGAAGCATGGTTCAACCATTAGGGGAAACAATGAGAAACTTCATGCTCTATACCAAGGAATATGCAGAATCGATTGGTTATCCGATTACGTATTCTTGGTATGATGCCATGACCTACGAATATGGTCGCTATCACGAAGATGGTTTGGGTGAGTACAACTATCCGTTTATGGAAAAGGAAGGAGACAAGGTCCCTGCGGATCGTTTCTTTGCGAATTTTAACTGGACACGGGCGAAAAATAACTATTCAATCGAAGTGGCGAAACGAATCGGTCGAGATCCATTTGATATTTTTGCTGGATTTGAATTGCAACGGGGAGGCTCTTACAAAACGCAAATTAACTGGGATGCTCTGTTTGATGAAAATGGGAAATTGAAATTATCACTCGGTCTGTTTGCGCCAGATACCATTACAAGTTTGGGTGCGACGGGTGAGGATTATCATGAGAATGAGAATATCTTCTTTACAGGCTATCAAGGTGATCCAACCAAGCAGAAACCTTCGGATAAAAATTGGTATGGCTTGGCAAATCTCATTGCGGATAAGACGGCTATTACAAGCAGTAATTTCAATAGTTCCTTTAATACAGGGCACGGGAAAAAATGGTTTGTAGATGGCAAGGTTGCCAAGGATGGGGAATGGAATTATCGCTCTGTGTCTGGTATTTTACCAACCTGGCGGTGGTGGATTGAAGCAAGTGGTGAAAAGCTTGCTGCGGCTTATGATTTTGATGATGCCTATAATGGGGGCAACTCTCTTCGTTTTACAGGCAATTTGGAAAAGAATGGTAAGCAGGAAGTTAAGTTGTATTCCACCAAGATTCCTCTATCAGAAACAAGTCGTTTAAGGGTTGCGCACAAAGGAGGGCAAGGTGCAAATATCTCCCTAGCTCTAGCGCTTGAACCAGATTATCAATTTGCGAATAAAGAAGCGTGGCGCTTGCTTAAACTATCAGGAGATTGGCAAGATCAGACTTTTGATTTATCTAGTCTGGCAGGAAAGACAGTGTACGGTATCCAAGTGGTTGTTGAAAATGAAGCAGCGCTGTCGGATTTTGATTTTCGTTTAGGGCAGTTGGCTGTTTATGACCAAGAAAATTCACCTACTGCACCGAAAGATGGCCAAGTCCTTGCTAAGCGATTGAAGAATGCCCAAGATGCTGAAGCTGTGATTAGCTTTACAGGGACAGATGATGCAGACTATTATGAAGTCTATGCGCAGGTTGACGGACAGTGGAAATTGCTGACAGGTTCTTCTAATACAAGGATTTACCTCCCTCAGCTAGTTCGTTCTGCTCAGGCAGAAGGTCGAACCCAGGCTTTGAAAGTTCATGCCGTTGGGAAAAACGGTTTGCGTTCGGAAGCTGGGGAGTTTATCTTTGATTGGGAAATGACGGTGAAAGATACTAGCCTTCCTAAACCATTGGCAGAAAACATTGTTCTCGGAGCAGAAGTCATCGGTTCAAGTTTTGCAAAAAAAGAAGGTGGAGAAGGCATTGAGGGCATGTTGAATGGGACCATCACCAGTCTGTCAGATAAATGGTCTTCCCATCAATTGAGTGGCCATGTAGATATTCGTTTGACCCAACCTCGGACAGTCGTGCGATGGGCTATGGATCATGCTGGTGCAGGTGGTGAATCGGTCAATGATGGCTTAATGAACACCAAGGATTTCGATCTCTATTATAAAAATGAGAATGGTGACTGGGTGTTAGCCAAAGAAGTTCGTGGCAATCGTGATCATGTAACAGACATCGTATTGGACAAGCCAATTCGAGCGCAGGAATGGCGTTTGGATGTCTTGACTTCTGATAATGGCACTCCTTGGAAGGCCATTCGTATTTATAATTGGCGTATGTATGAAGAATTGGACATGGAGACACAAAACATTCCGATGACCCATGCTGTTGCTCGCCATCTCGGTAATCATCAGATTCAAGTAGGTTTCAAGGATGTCCCTGCCAATCGGAAAATAGCACTTTATTCTAGTTCAGATGCCGTAAAACCACTGGCAGAATTGGAATCGACAGAGTCAGGAAATCTTATATTCGACCCGATTCGCTTTGAGTCCCTGCCTGAGTTCATTTACTACCGTACTCTGGAGGAAGGAAAGGATTGGAGCAATCTATTGGCCATTCGCGTTCCGCAAGGTGAAAAAGTCGTGAAAGCGATGGAATGGATAGCTCCCCTAGAGAAAAAAGTTTACCGACAAGGTAGTCCTTTATCGCTTGCAGGAGCACAATTCCGTGTAGCTTTTGAAGGAGATTGGCCTGCTGAACGAGTGAATACCACCAATCCGGCAGTTACAGTAAGGGGATATGATCCGCAAAAATTAGGTGAACAAACATTGACCGTTTCTTATCTAGGCGAAACACTTGCTCAGCCACTGACGGTATATGTTGTTGAAGATATAGCCCAAGGTGAGAAAAAAGCAGTCGGTCTAGAAATCCAACAGTTACCAAAAGTGCAGTATGTTGTAGGAGATGATTTGGATATCACAAATGGTCGATTTGTTATTATCTATGACGATGAGTCAACTCAGTCCTTCTCTTTGACAGAAGCTGGAGTAGAAATTGTTGGTTTCGATTCCCGTAAAGAGGGGCGTCAGAGCCTAGGTTTACGGTATGCTGGTTTGGAGACTTCATTTGATGTCCTTGTTTCACCGAAGCCAATCGTCAATGATGAGTATCTAAAGCAGAAAATAGCAGAAATTGAGGCTCTACAAACCCAAACAGCCTATCTCTATTCTAGTGAGCAGACACAACTTGCCTTGCAAACTGCCTTGGAAGAAGCTCAGTCTGTGGTAGCAGATACCAATCGGACAGTCGAGCAGGTTGAAGCCGCTCAAACTCTTTTAGAGAAACAGTTAGGAGAGCTGGATGGGGAGAAACTTTACCAAGCAGATCTTGGACGTCTCAATCAGCTAATCCAAGAGGTGAAAGGAATAGATACGCCTATAAATTCTTCTGAGCTGAGTTCTTTACTTGAAAAAACTGAGAAAATTTTGGGTTCAGATAGTATTCGTCCAGATGAGATGAAGGAGCTGCTCAATGAATGGACTGATTTGTTTGAACAGTCTAGTCTGGTAACGCATGTCGGTACAAGAGATTCGATGGAGTCTAAGAATTTACTGACTCCTGAAAAACCGAGGATGGATTTGACCTATGAGCTGGTGCCGAGACAAGTCATCAAACGGACCAGCACTGATTTGCCACTGGGCAAAGAGCGAATTGTTCAGGAGGGGGCGGATGGTCAAATGATGGTAGCTCACCTAGTCTATAGTGATGGCCGTCGCGAGCTGTATTCACGAACAGTTGCTAATGAGAGTCAGCCGAAAATAGTGGAGGTCGGCAGCGGTTTGCCTATCCAGCAGGAGAAGACTTTAATGGTAGAAAATAGCCCGCAGGTTGAAAAGCAGATCAGAGATGCTTCTCTGCAGAAGAGCGGTCTTCCACAAACTGGTGATACCTATCAGGAGAAGTATGTCCTTCTTGGGTTAGTTGGTATGGCTCTGGCTGGCCTATCTCAGTTAGCTAAGCTCAGAAAGCAAGGTGAATAA